From Streptomyces qinzhouensis, one genomic window encodes:
- a CDS encoding acetyl/propionyl/methylcrotonyl-CoA carboxylase subunit alpha has product MRKVLIANRGEIAVRVARACRDAGIASVAVYADPDRDALHVRAADEAFALGGDTPAASYLDMGKVLQAAKDSGADAIHPGYGFLSENAEFAQAVIDAGLTWIGPPPSAIRDLGDKVAARHIAQRAGAPLVAGTPDPVSGADEVVAFAKENGLPIAIKAAFGGGGRGLKVARTLEEVPELYDSAVREAVAAFGRGECFVERYLDKPRHVETQCLADQHGNVVVVSTRDCSLQRRHQKLVEEAPAPFLTDEQNAELYRASKAILKEAGYVGAGTVEFLVGVDGTISFLEVNTRLQVEHPVTEEVTGLDLVREMFRIADGEELGYDDPAIRGHSFEFRINGEDPGRNFLPAPGTVTLFDPPAGPGVRLDAGVESGSVIGPAWDSLLAKLVITGATREQALQRAARALAEFQVEGMATAIPFHRAVVVDPAFTSDPFRVHTRWIETEFVNEIPAFAAPADAEAEEEPDRETVVVEVGGKRLEVSLPAHLGMTLARTGLAAGAKPKRRAAKRSSATASGDTLASPMQGTIVKVAVEEGQEVNEGDLIVVLEAMKMEQPLNAHRAGTVKGLSAEVGAAISSGAMICEIKD; this is encoded by the coding sequence GTGCGCAAGGTGCTCATCGCCAACCGAGGCGAAATCGCTGTCCGCGTCGCTCGTGCCTGCCGGGACGCCGGAATCGCCAGCGTAGCCGTCTACGCCGACCCGGACCGGGACGCTCTGCACGTCCGCGCGGCAGACGAGGCGTTCGCCCTGGGCGGTGACACCCCGGCGGCCAGCTATCTGGACATGGGCAAGGTCCTCCAGGCGGCGAAGGACTCCGGTGCCGACGCGATCCACCCCGGATACGGCTTCCTCTCCGAGAACGCCGAATTCGCCCAGGCCGTCATCGACGCCGGACTGACCTGGATCGGCCCGCCGCCGTCCGCGATCCGCGATCTGGGCGACAAGGTCGCCGCCCGGCACATCGCCCAGCGTGCGGGCGCGCCGCTGGTGGCCGGCACGCCCGACCCGGTGTCCGGTGCCGACGAGGTCGTCGCCTTCGCGAAGGAGAACGGGCTGCCGATCGCCATCAAGGCGGCGTTCGGCGGTGGCGGCCGCGGTCTGAAGGTGGCCCGCACCCTCGAAGAGGTGCCGGAGCTCTACGACTCCGCGGTCCGCGAGGCGGTCGCCGCGTTCGGCCGGGGCGAATGCTTCGTCGAGCGGTATCTGGACAAGCCGCGGCATGTGGAGACCCAGTGCCTGGCCGACCAGCACGGCAATGTCGTGGTCGTGTCGACCCGTGACTGCTCCCTCCAGCGCCGCCACCAGAAGCTGGTCGAGGAGGCCCCGGCGCCGTTCCTGACGGACGAGCAGAACGCCGAGCTGTACCGCGCGTCCAAGGCCATCCTCAAGGAGGCCGGTTACGTCGGCGCGGGCACGGTCGAGTTCCTCGTGGGCGTCGACGGCACGATCTCCTTCCTGGAGGTCAACACCCGTCTCCAGGTGGAGCACCCGGTCACCGAGGAGGTCACCGGTCTCGACCTGGTCCGTGAGATGTTCCGGATCGCCGACGGCGAGGAGCTGGGCTACGACGACCCGGCGATCCGCGGTCACTCCTTCGAGTTCCGGATCAACGGCGAGGACCCCGGCCGCAACTTCCTCCCGGCGCCCGGCACGGTCACCCTCTTCGACCCGCCGGCCGGCCCCGGTGTCCGGCTGGACGCGGGCGTCGAGTCCGGCAGTGTCATCGGCCCGGCCTGGGACTCCCTCCTGGCCAAGCTGGTCATCACCGGCGCGACGAGGGAGCAGGCGCTCCAGCGGGCGGCCCGCGCCCTCGCCGAGTTCCAGGTCGAGGGCATGGCGACGGCCATCCCGTTCCACCGTGCGGTTGTCGTCGACCCGGCCTTCACCAGCGACCCCTTCCGGGTGCACACCCGCTGGATCGAGACCGAGTTCGTCAATGAGATCCCCGCGTTCGCCGCGCCCGCCGACGCCGAGGCGGAGGAGGAGCCGGATCGCGAGACGGTGGTTGTCGAGGTCGGCGGCAAGCGTCTGGAGGTCTCCCTCCCGGCCCATCTCGGCATGACCCTGGCCCGTACGGGCCTGGCGGCCGGGGCGAAGCCCAAGCGCCGGGCCGCCAAGCGCTCCTCCGCGACCGCCTCCGGCGACACCCTCGCCTCGCCCATGCAGGGCACGATCGTGAAGGTCGCGGTCGAGGAGGGCCAGGAGGTCAACGAGGGTGACCTGATCGTGGTCCTGGAGGCCATGAAGATGG